The Flavipsychrobacter sp. genome contains the following window.
TAAAAGTAGACCCAATGGAGTTTGCTAAAAAATTCTATAGTCCCGGAGATCCTAACTTGCTTATAGATTACTTCTCTAGCTTATTGTTAGGTTTACCAATTTCCAGTCAAAATAAAATAGCCCTTAAGCAATCCACTTTACTATCAGGACAAACATCTGATTACTATTGGACAAATGCATGGTCTGCTTATATAGGTAACCCTAATACTGCCAATACAAATATTGTAAAATCGAGACTAAATGGCTTATTAATAGAGCTAACCCGTCTCCCTGAACATCAATTGTGTTAATCCAACAAAACTGCCAATAATGAAACGCAGAGATTTTTTAAAAATGACACAGCTGGCAGGTATGGCCTATATGATAAACGGCATGCCTATCAATACATTTGCATCCAATCCGCTATTAGACCTATTGGGTAAGCAAACCAGCGTTAACGGTCGTGTATTGATACTTATTCAGCTTAATGGTGGTAATGACGGACTAAACACAGTTATACCACTAGATAAATATAGCGAGCTTTCTAATGCGCGTAGCAACATACTTATACCGCAAAACAAGGTGCTTAGCTTGGCTAATACAACTACTACAGGCCTTCACCCTGCTATGACTGGTGTACAGGATATGTATAACAATAACTTAGTCAATATTGTTCAAGGTGTGAGCTACCCTGATCCTAACTTCTCTCACTTTCGTGCTACGGACATTTGGTTGACGGGGTCTGATTCAAAACAATACTTGAATTCAGGATGGCTTGGTCGCTACCTTGAGAAGGATTATGCTGGTTTCCCAACTGGCTACCCGAACGCTTCAATGCCAGACCCGTTAGCGATACAAGTAGGATCAAGTACATCTCCTGCGCTACAAGGCTCTAACTATAACATGGGTATGGCTATTAATAATATTGATAGCTTTTACAACATAGTTAATGGTACTGTAACACCTGCACCTAACACACCTGCAGGTCATGAGCTTACTTTTGTTAGATACATATCTCAACAAACACAAACGTACACAAATGTAATAGCAAAAGCAGCACAAAAAGCCACCAACAAATCAACCAAATATCCTGTTGGTGACCGATTTGCAGAACAATTAAAGATAGTAGCCCGCCTTATAGCAGGTGGTCTAAAAACTCCAATATACGTAGTAAACCTTGGAGGCTTTGATACTCACTCACTGCAAACAGACGCAACAGATACTACTATTGGTAATCATGCCAACTTACTAGAGTCTCTATCTGAATCTATCGCTGCTTTCTTCGATGATTGTAAGATACTTGATATTGAAGAACGCGTTGCCGCCATGACGTTCTCTGAGTTTGGCAGAAGAATAAAATCAAATGCTAGCGGAGGAACAGACCATGGTGTTGCTGCTCCTGTTATGGTGTTTAGTCACCATGTCAATCCAGGTATTATTGGTAGCAGTCCTAAGCTCCCAGGCAATGCGAGTGTTTTTGACAACCTTGAAATGCAGCATGACTTTAGAGAAGTATATGCCGCGGTATTAGCTGACTGGTTCCAAGTATCTCAACAGACAATGGACGACATTCTATTAAAGAATTTCAAAGTTCAACCAGTATTCAAGAAAGTAAACAACATCGAGCAAACTACAATTGCTGGAGCTAATGACAGCTTGCACCAAAACTATCCAAATCCGTTTAGCAGACATACCACTATTGAATTTGGATCGGAAGGAGGCCTAACAACAATACAGTTGTTTGATGTAAATGGCAGAAAAGTAAAAACCATTCTACAGAAGCAAATGGAACGTGGCAAACACCAAGTAACAATAAACAGAGACAACCTACCTGCTGGAAACTATTTCTACCGTCTTACAAACGGTAAAACTAACAGCACTAAAAAGCTTGTTATAGTAGACTAAGGCTAGAGGCAGGTGTACATATTCCCAGAAAAGGATATAGCTAATAAACTATATCCTTTTCTTTTTCTTAATGTAGCCTTCCATCCATTTTTTATAATCTATATAATCAAGTGTTTCATTAGGCACCATGCTATCTTTCTTTTCAGGAAATAATACAACATAAATATCTTTGAATAATTTTTCATACTCGTACTCAGGGGCATTAGAAAGTTTTGCGAAAAACTTAAACAGCTCATTTTCAAAAGGCTCTATGAATTTTACTTTCTTTAGAAAACGCTTAGTACTACTCACAAAGTAACGCAACACAAAAAAGTTCTTCTGTTCGAAATGCACTATCAAATTCAGCATTCTTGCTTGCACTTGCAAGTCTTGCCTTGTACTACCAAACTTTGCATTCAATATGCTATTTAGCCACTTTAGAGCATTATCAAAATCATGATTTAGAAATCTTATATGCGCCAACTGAAACCATAAGGACAACAGGTAATCTTTAGGGACTTTGTTTCTATTAGCTTCTATAAACTTTTCTGTCGACACAATGAAATCTATCGTATAGTCAGACTTACCAATATTGTCTCTATATAGCTCCAGCTCTAAATTATATGTTCTTAATATCTGTTTTAACAGGCTCTTGTTCTCCGTTTTTAATTCAAGGGTACTATACACGTTTTTTGCCTTGTTAAGCAATACAAGAACTTCCTTATCCTTTTTTTGGAAGACTAGATAACTAGCTAAATTATTAATAGTAGAAACATAAACAGAAGGATCTTCTTTTAACCTGTGTGGGTATTCTTCCAATAGTGCTATCAGGCTATACAACTGCTTTTGTGCTTTATCTTGCCTTCGCCCTACTACCTCTTTTATATAACTAATATTGCTTGCCAGCACTTTATTTTCCAAAGTATTAGGATCTTTTGGCAACGGAAGTATTTTATACTTCCCTCTTGGATATTGCGAGCCTATCATTTGCCAAGTATTCACTACAATATTTTGCCAATATGCATTAGACTCTTGCAACAAGGCAATTTTCTTCTCCTGTTCCTTGGCCAAGGTTATAAATGTTGGGAAATCGTGTGGCTGCAATGCTTGTCTAAGCTTTCTTTTCCAACCTATTATCTCTGTGGCTCCTGTTATCAATTCATACTTCTCTGCCAGCCGTTCTGCTTTTACTAACTCTACCCTACATAGCTGATATAATTCTTTATGAAATAGTATCTCTGTATTACGCAATAGCTCTTTTAGCTCTGCATCTTTCGACAACCTACTATGAAAACTCCTAAGGCTACTTAATATCTGTTCTCTTAAATAGTTTTTAGTAACATGCAGCTGTTTTATAAATGCTTTATCAGCAAACAGCTTCTTTATAGCCTTTTCATCATATAGCTCTTGTTTTTCTATAGCATCAAAGAGTAATAAATAATTAGCACTGCCTTTCTGCTTTGTAGCTTCAAGTTTAAAATACCTCTTTTCAGAACGGGTGAGCGACTTTATTAATACAAAAAGCTCTTCATTTTTAACCATTAGAAATATATAAATTTCTATATAAAAGTACTTAAAACAGTATATAAATTAAAAAATACAGATTTTAGAAACCTACGTTTTTAAGCATTTTTAGGTTTTTTATTAATACCATATCAATATGTTTGCATTATAGATAATCACTAAATAAAAAAAACAATTACTATGTCAAACGCAATCAACTGGTTCGAACTACCTGCAGTAAATTTAGAGCGTGCTATCAAATTCTATTCTGCAGTTTTGAACATCGAAATGCAAAAAATGGAAATGAATGGTGACACTTTAGCTTTCTTCCCTACAAAAGACAATGGTGTTGGAGGATGTTTACTACAATCTGAAAATGCTAAACCAAGTAAAGACGGGGCTCTTGTATATCTTAACGGAGGCGAGGACCTTAGTACGCCACTTTCAAAAATAGAGAGTGCTGGAGGAACAGTTATAATGCCTAAAACAGCAATAGGTGAAAATGGCTTTATTGCAATGTTCAATGATACCGAAGGCAACAAAGTAGCCCTTCACTCAATGAGTTAATTTTATTTAAAGGAGGGAGTTACAACCCTCCTTTATTATTTTTGAAATATGACCTTTGAATCATTTAGAACATATTGCCTTTCCAAACCTGCCACTACAGAGGATTACCCTTTTGACGGCACCTCGGCTTGGATAAAAGTAGCAGGCAAACTATTTGCCTTAGCCAATGTAATGGAAATGAAAATGGGCAAAGAAGAAATCCCTCCTTTTCATTTCATCAATCTAAAATGTGACCCAGAACGTGCGGTAGAACTTAGAGAGGAATACGAAGCCATACAACCGGGATGGCACATGAATAAAAAACATTGGAATTCTGTTTATCTCAACCATGGACTAAGAGATAGCTTCATAAAAGAACTCATAGATCATTCTTACAATATTGTTGTAGCGAGCTTACCTAAAAAAACTCGAGAAGAGTTGCAAAAGAATTTAAAATGAACAAAGCTGAATCTTTATTCATGAGCCTTGTGAATAAACACTCTATGGCTGACCCTGATGTACATTTGGGCAAAATGATGAGTGCTCCTGGACTTAAGTACAAGGATAAGGTCTTTGCTTTCTACACTAAAGAAGATGCTATGGGGTTTCGACTGGGAGAAAACTTTGACCCAAAAAAAGTAAGACTAAACAAATATAGACCTCTAAGTCCTTTTAAAAAGAAACCGCCGCTAAAGGGATGGTATATTGTAGATAAAGAAGAAAGTAATACTTGGGAATATTTAACAGAACTATCGTTAACTTTCACTAAAACATTGAAGTAATATGTCAACAATAAGCAATACCACTTTTAAGTTCTTGAAAGACCTAAAGAACAACAATAACAGAGAATGGTTTAACGACAATAAAAAACGCTACGAAGATGCTAAGGGAGAGTTTGAAGAATTTATAAGTGAGCTGATAAAAAAGATTGCCAAATTTGACGCTCCTATAGGTGAGCTAACACCTAAGAAAACCATCTTCCGTATATATAGAGATGTGCGCTTTTCTGCAAATAAAGACCCTTATAAAATTAACATGGGGGCTCATTTATCCAGTAGCCCAAGTAAAATACACGATCGTGCAGGCTACTACATACAAATACAACCCGGCAACAGTTTCTTAGCTGGAGGCGCCTACCTCCCCCCTAGCCCTTGGATCGGGAACATACGCCAGGAGATAGACTACAACACTAAAGAGTTTAAAAAGATCATCAATAGCGCTAGTTTCAAAAAATATTTTGGAGAGATAAGAGGAGAGCAATTAAAAACAGCCCCTAAAGGCTACCCAAAAGATCATCCTGAAATAGACTTGCTACGCTATAAGAGCTATCTTGCATCAAATGAATGCCCTGACAAGCTAGTGACGTCTCCGGATTTCTTAAACCATTCGGCAACGGTATTTAAAGCAATGAAACCTTTTGATGATTTCTTGAACCGTGCCGCAGAATAAAATAATCCAATATCCATTATACAACAAAGGCTACTCAATGAGTAGCCTTTGTCTATTTCAGTTCTTATAATTCTTATAAGTGTATTGCTTCACCAAGTGCTACCTCAATAGCATCTTTTACTGCTTCACTCATTGTTGGGTGAGGGAAGATAGTATCGATCTGCTCATGATAAGTAGTCTCTAACTTACGGCTAGAAACAGTTTGCGCAATGATCTCAGTTACATTAGCACCTATCATATGCGTACCTAGCCACTCACCATATTTAGCATCAAAGATCACTTTTACAAAACCTTCAGGTGCACCTGCAGCACTTGCTTTACCCGATGCAGAGAATGGGAACTTACCTACTTTTATTTCAAGACCTGCATCTTTAGCTTGCTTCTCTGTCATACCTACAGAAGCAATTTCTGGAGAACAATAAGTACAACCCGGTACGTTGTTATAATCTAATACTTCAGGAACATGGTTGAATTTACCTTCCTTGTTCGCAATAGCCTCGATACAGATAACTGCCTCTTTCATAGCCACGTGAGCCAATGCCTGACCAGGAACGATATCACCAATAGCATAAACACCATCTACATTTGTTTTGTAGTAGTCATCCACCATTACTTTACCTTTCTCAGTTTTAACGCCTGCTTCTTCTAAACCAATATTCTCAATATTCGCTGCAACACCTACCGCACTAAGTACAACATCAGCTTCCAATATCTCTTCACCTTTAGCTGTCTTAACTGTTGCTTTCACTGTTTTACCGCTAATATCTACTTTCTCTACAGAAGAGTTGGTCATAATATTAATACCCTTCTTCTTGTATTGTTTAGCCAATTCTCTAGAGATATCCTCATCTTCTACCGGCACTATCTTAGGCATAAACTCTACGATAGTAACATCAGTACCTACACTATTGTAGTAATAAGCAAACTCAACACCTATAGCTCCTGAACCAACAACGATCATTGATTTAGGTTGAGTAGGCAATGTCATAGCCTCACGATAACCAATTACTTTCTTACCATCTATCGGTAAGTTTGGTAATTGACGTGCGCGACCACCTGTAGCCAAAACAATATGCTTAGCAGCATATGCTGTAGCCTTACCGTCAGTACCCGTTACTACAACTTCCTTTTTACCATTTATTTTACCAAAACCGTTGATAACATCGATCTTGTTCTTCTTCATAAGGAACTGGATACCCTTACTCATTTTATCTGCAACACCACGACTACGTTGAATCATTGCTGCAAAATCAGCTTTTGCATCGCCTACAGTAATACCATAGTCTTGCGCATGGCTGATATATTCTAAAACTTGAGCAGACTTCAATAATGCTTTAGTTGGAATACAACCCCAGTTAAGGCATATACCACCTAAATTTTCGCGCTCTACAATAGCTGTTTTATAACCTAGTTGAGACGCACGGATAGCCGCTACATATCCTCCGGGGCCACTACCAATTACGATAACATCATATGCCATAGTAAGTATAAATTTTGTTGTTAGATTAACTGTTGAAATACAGCTTGCAAATGTAGCCAATTTATCGAATAGATTATAATATAGCCTCCTTAGATAATAGACAAATAAAAGCCCCCGCATATGCAGGGGCTTTTATTAAAACATATTAGATATCTTCTACTCTTACTTATTAGTAATTTTATTATACTGTCTTGCACCTACAGCATATATCAATACATGCACTAATGCAAATATGATAGAGAAGTAAAATAACGGATCCATCTCACCAATGCTTCTATAGTGAAGGAAAGCTACTACCACTAAGCCTGCAACCATACCCATACCTGTATAAGCTACTGTTTTAAAGCTTCTTCTAGAGAATCCCTCCTTATTAAGACGGCTATGTCTCATACCATAGAATAAGTATAGATCGAAACCTATCATCATCCAAGCTATTAAACGTATCCAAGTATCTAATGGTAAAAATACCATCATGAATAAACAAGTAAATACACCTAGTATTGGCACTAATGGCACTAATGGAGTTTTAAATGCCCTAGGAGCATCTGGTTGATTCTTACGCATAATAATAACACCTATACATACTAGTATGAATGCGAAAAGAGTACCAATACTTGTCATCTCACCAACAACTGTAGCTGGCACAAATGCTGCGAACACACTCACCAATAGCATGAACATAAAGTTATTCCTAGCAGGCGTACGGTATTTATCATGCACTTCAGAGAACACTTTAGGTACTAGCCCGTCTCTACTCATAGAGAAGAATACGCGAGACTGCCCCATTAACATAACCATGATCACGGATGCATAACCACCCAATATTGCAAGAATAATAGCCTTATTCAACCATGGGAAATCAGGAACTACATTTCCATCAGCACCAATAGACCCCATATTATCAATAGCAACAGCTACAGGAGCAATACCATCCTGACCTTTAAAGAGTTGATAATTAGCAACCCCTGTCATAACATGAGCAAAAAGAATATAAAGTACCGTACAAATGGCAAGAGATACCAAGATACCTATTGGCATATCCTTTTTAGGATTCTTAGCCTCCTGTGCTGCTGTAGATACAGCATCGAAGCCTATATATGCGAAGAATACAATAGCTGCAGAACGAATAATACCACTAAAACCAAACGAGCCAAACTCACCAGTATTCTCAGGAATATAAGGAGTAAGGTTGCTAGGATTGATGTATTGCCAACCTAAAGCAATGAAAATAAGCACGATAGATACCTTGATCAATACAATAATACCATTGATAAAGGCTGACTCTTTTGTACCTCGCATGAGTATAAAAGACATCAACATTACAATAAAGACGGCTGGCAGGTTTATTATTCCGCCCTCATAGGGGGAGGAAGTAAAGGATTGCCCTAAGTCAATATTGAAATAACTAAGATATTTTACCAAGTAACGAGACCAACTAATAGAAACGGTTGCTGCTCCCACTGCATATTCCAAAACCAGATCCCAACCGATGATCCATGCTATAAACTCTCCCATCGTAGCAAAAGAGTAGGTGTAAGCACTACCCGCAATTGGTATCATGGAAGAGAACTCTGCATAACACAAGCCGGCAAATGCGCAACCTACAGCTGCTATGACAAATGATATGGTAATACTTGGTCCTGCATGGTTAGCCGCAGCCAAACCGGTGATAGAAAATAAACCTGCACCAATGATAGCTCCTATACCTAAGGCAACTAACGAACGTGCAGTTAATGTCTTTTTTAAACCTTTTTCAGAATCCGCTGCTTCCTGAAGTAGCAGATCAAGTGGTTTCACTTTAAATAAACCCATAGTGTATATGTCGGAAAATGTATTTTCAAACCTAATTATAAAATATGGTTTGTACAAGTAGAGAAGCGCACTTGTGCACAAATGTTGAAAATGCCTATGTTGAAAATCTATTTTTTTAAAGTAGGTTTGGAAAATGTTTAGGTCTGTACTTATATCATTAGTGACTGTAACCGCTTTATGTTGTTTAGCCACAAGCGCTTACGCCCAACCTGTTTTACCGGACATCATTGGCGCATCTGATAAGGGTATCAATATACTTAGCTGGACATGCCAATACGATGGTATAAAATCCATTGCAGTACAACGCTCTTCTGACAGCGTGTATAGCTATGCTACAATAGGCTATGTCAAAAACAAGAAAAAAGGACCTCAAGCCTATATAGATGGGCATCCTGAAATTGGGACCAACTGGTATAGGCTATATATCGTTTTTGCTTCAGACCTTACATGGTATAGTAATCGTATCAAAATTGAGATTGACAGTGCTACCCTATTGAGCAAAAGTGTTATACCCCCAAACGACTCCTTGCAGCAATATGCGACAAACATCAAAATGGAAACAAGCACTATCAGCAACCCCGATGAAAATGCTCCGGAAAATGAAAGAGAACAATTGATCGCTAATTTATCAATAGAGATACCTGAACCTGACGAGATCAACCAATTTACCTATATCAAGTCTCAATACGTTTTTACTAACCCTTTTACA
Protein-coding sequences here:
- a CDS encoding VOC family protein, which gives rise to MSNAINWFELPAVNLERAIKFYSAVLNIEMQKMEMNGDTLAFFPTKDNGVGGCLLQSENAKPSKDGALVYLNGGEDLSTPLSKIESAGGTVIMPKTAIGENGFIAMFNDTEGNKVALHSMS
- a CDS encoding MmcQ/YjbR family DNA-binding protein; the encoded protein is MTFESFRTYCLSKPATTEDYPFDGTSAWIKVAGKLFALANVMEMKMGKEEIPPFHFINLKCDPERAVELREEYEAIQPGWHMNKKHWNSVYLNHGLRDSFIKELIDHSYNIVVASLPKKTREELQKNLK
- a CDS encoding DUF1501 domain-containing protein; its protein translation is MKRRDFLKMTQLAGMAYMINGMPINTFASNPLLDLLGKQTSVNGRVLILIQLNGGNDGLNTVIPLDKYSELSNARSNILIPQNKVLSLANTTTTGLHPAMTGVQDMYNNNLVNIVQGVSYPDPNFSHFRATDIWLTGSDSKQYLNSGWLGRYLEKDYAGFPTGYPNASMPDPLAIQVGSSTSPALQGSNYNMGMAINNIDSFYNIVNGTVTPAPNTPAGHELTFVRYISQQTQTYTNVIAKAAQKATNKSTKYPVGDRFAEQLKIVARLIAGGLKTPIYVVNLGGFDTHSLQTDATDTTIGNHANLLESLSESIAAFFDDCKILDIEERVAAMTFSEFGRRIKSNASGGTDHGVAAPVMVFSHHVNPGIIGSSPKLPGNASVFDNLEMQHDFREVYAAVLADWFQVSQQTMDDILLKNFKVQPVFKKVNNIEQTTIAGANDSLHQNYPNPFSRHTTIEFGSEGGLTTIQLFDVNGRKVKTILQKQMERGKHQVTINRDNLPAGNYFYRLTNGKTNSTKKLVIVD
- a CDS encoding DUF2461 domain-containing protein encodes the protein MSTISNTTFKFLKDLKNNNNREWFNDNKKRYEDAKGEFEEFISELIKKIAKFDAPIGELTPKKTIFRIYRDVRFSANKDPYKINMGAHLSSSPSKIHDRAGYYIQIQPGNSFLAGGAYLPPSPWIGNIRQEIDYNTKEFKKIINSASFKKYFGEIRGEQLKTAPKGYPKDHPEIDLLRYKSYLASNECPDKLVTSPDFLNHSATVFKAMKPFDDFLNRAAE
- the lpdA gene encoding dihydrolipoyl dehydrogenase — protein: MAYDVIVIGSGPGGYVAAIRASQLGYKTAIVERENLGGICLNWGCIPTKALLKSAQVLEYISHAQDYGITVGDAKADFAAMIQRSRGVADKMSKGIQFLMKKNKIDVINGFGKINGKKEVVVTGTDGKATAYAAKHIVLATGGRARQLPNLPIDGKKVIGYREAMTLPTQPKSMIVVGSGAIGVEFAYYYNSVGTDVTIVEFMPKIVPVEDEDISRELAKQYKKKGINIMTNSSVEKVDISGKTVKATVKTAKGEEILEADVVLSAVGVAANIENIGLEEAGVKTEKGKVMVDDYYKTNVDGVYAIGDIVPGQALAHVAMKEAVICIEAIANKEGKFNHVPEVLDYNNVPGCTYCSPEIASVGMTEKQAKDAGLEIKVGKFPFSASGKASAAGAPEGFVKVIFDAKYGEWLGTHMIGANVTEIIAQTVSSRKLETTYHEQIDTIFPHPTMSEAVKDAIEVALGEAIHL
- a CDS encoding amino acid permease, yielding MGLFKVKPLDLLLQEAADSEKGLKKTLTARSLVALGIGAIIGAGLFSITGLAAANHAGPSITISFVIAAVGCAFAGLCYAEFSSMIPIAGSAYTYSFATMGEFIAWIIGWDLVLEYAVGAATVSISWSRYLVKYLSYFNIDLGQSFTSSPYEGGIINLPAVFIVMLMSFILMRGTKESAFINGIIVLIKVSIVLIFIALGWQYINPSNLTPYIPENTGEFGSFGFSGIIRSAAIVFFAYIGFDAVSTAAQEAKNPKKDMPIGILVSLAICTVLYILFAHVMTGVANYQLFKGQDGIAPVAVAIDNMGSIGADGNVVPDFPWLNKAIILAILGGYASVIMVMLMGQSRVFFSMSRDGLVPKVFSEVHDKYRTPARNNFMFMLLVSVFAAFVPATVVGEMTSIGTLFAFILVCIGVIIMRKNQPDAPRAFKTPLVPLVPILGVFTCLFMMVFLPLDTWIRLIAWMMIGFDLYLFYGMRHSRLNKEGFSRRSFKTVAYTGMGMVAGLVVVAFLHYRSIGEMDPLFYFSIIFALVHVLIYAVGARQYNKITNK